DNA from Daucus carota subsp. sativus chromosome 1, DH1 v3.0, whole genome shotgun sequence:
accactattaataaacaatgtcttacaaccttagatcatcttcgataagaagaatcactgccaGTCTACCTCAATTATGacttacaactgaatctcaTCAATACAATTCTATTTAGAACCAACCTTGACAATCTCCATGGACATTCCACTTGTCCTCTGGATATTCTATAACTCTGACTCCTCGCTTAGCCTTAGCCATACTCGCAACCTCAATCAAGCAATTCATCTCtaagcttttctgaaatggttaaaaaggaatagcaagggtgagcaacaatgctcagcaagcgtatataagcaacaatagtcCTGAAATATTTTATCAGGGTTCACAAGTTCAGGATATGCAATTTAAAACTCCACAattcttatcagcaattgaaatcagaatttcaaacttacagaagaattgtcgaattggattcatcacatttttacttaaaaaccaaaggttaggctgctgatcagtcacgcactaaccccgaacatggcacacagccctgctctctatactggatccaaggcacacattggcctatgattgaccacgaatctggtccacatattttataaaaactaatccaattctaacaattGAAATCAATAGACAATTCAATCAAcagaacagaatcataatcattatcagcaacagaaatatttcaaatcaacttttgggaatcaacatttcataaaccacagtctgtcttttgataaatcatagttcaggaaattcctaactattcagtatcctccattatcggctaagcaactgaatttagcctgctaaaccagcatgacaatggcgggttgaataatcaagaagatcccatttcattctaggctctaactatcactgagcaacacatgcttcaatgacggtctgaacttcgaattaatttgtagaactggtatttttaaaatcttgaggattgGAAAGAATGGATCAAAATAGAAAGTTGAGAGTAATCAGGTGTTTGGCTTTTCAAAACttggaaaaataaaacaatcatgGGATTCATAAGAAAGAGTTTATCTGAGAAGGGTTTCAGTATAAACAATATCATAACGTTGACAGAATACTCagaacatgcaatatatataggaggaaggatttaggaaaacttgccttaaatccgatTTCAGTCTCatatctcaatctcatctttccactttcacactctatgcatatcatagcCTCTAGATCATCTttggctatactctattcgccacactgTTTCGTTTACTCGATTCgttccttattcgctttgtaacatcgtttgaccttctgaacgtcttcgatCGTATCCGTCTCGTCCAaaccctttacgagaataagatactaCCATTATCACTAAATAATCGATTGATTCTTATCTCTACTTATCAACTCGGTAACATAACCTATCGCAtacacatatcacgtatatcgatacccacttatataactctttaaactcatcaaatatcacttaacacataatcatgctttgactctaccatatagtctaatcatattccacatagtatattatcaattaaatatcatataaatcttatcgaaaatccgacatcgtctcgtctatttattagaccatccacctgttatcctatctcaatcaacaatcaaccaaccaaatccaatcactataatccatatgcttttatCCGACATCTATCAAGacacgacactatgtcattCAATCATTTATCACATGTATGTAATACTAGAACAACCAGATAGTCCATGCAATCATCCATTAATAGCAATTAGatcacatataatcatattctatacatttaacaaaaattattcacattctATACTCCACCATATTATTATGTCAcattaaaatagactttataagctttaatctccttttcgtttcactcgattctGAATTACCGATCAAAAGTTATGCTGAAAACCGTTTCCGACTCCACTTTCGACACATGTAATACAGCACACCGATAACAGACAACATATACACATTAGGTCTCCCCTCCCAATTGATGCCAAATCAAGTTTTaggtttaaaatgatttttcaagaattttctggaatctctagacatttttcggaattaaaacgggtaaaagaatccatttttgaataaataatcaagtccggttgctcaagatcggatcccaaaatcatttgaaatcaattaacgagcctcgaacatattttagaaaaataattcaaagctcgaaactattttccagaatttttaaatcaaaaggaacaattaaatctaattaattaatcaattaaaatcaattaataattaactaaattaattaatcaattaatatttaaattaattgaccaattaaaataattaattactaattaaaattaatttagaaactaatttagatttatttttgaataaagaaataattaaaaactatttttgaaatttaaaataatcaaataaaacaatttttgaaaattaaatcaaaaggtttattttgtaaacttttgaaagttttcggCCAGGGTATAAAGTGTAACTTTCAGAAGTTTCAGGGGGTGTTTTGTAAGATTCAAAACTTGGGTACGATGACTTCATCATCTTTAAAAGTTGGGGTACCAAACTGCACTTTCGCAGCGGCACCCCCCCAGTCGCCGGAAAATCGCCGGGATTCTTCTCCCGACCTCCAAACTCATCCATCAGGTGCAGATTTGAAGATTAGACTACCAGGAATCTATAAACGCAATCAAAACTAGTAATAGATGCAGGAATTAGCCGTAAAAACAGAAACAAAATCCGCCGGCGGCGGTTTGTTTCCAGACTCCGGCGAGTCGAATACGACTCCCACACACACAACAAGCACACACGCAACTTCCCTGCAATGCTTTGAACACAGTGGTGAGCTTGGTTTCTACCCAGAATCAACAGAAAAGAATCccccaaatttcaattaaaaatattcaagaacactcaagaacattcaagaacacaTCTCAAGAATCAAATCCTTATTTCTATATGTTACGGAAGTCAAAAAtcgacatataatatatgaaaacgaatggcaggagatgctctacaacatggaatcatcaaatcaGTCAACAAAGATCATTTAcgaaaattcatcatttaagctctaataattcgaattttgcaaaaataatataaaatcacctGATGATTCTGCACTGAAATAAATGATTAAACTTGATTCTACGCAtcgagagcttcgttttgactatttatacgcctccattggattccaataacgccttcaaatcctcgtttgaatatgaagaacacgaagaacacccgttcgtcttctctcggtattcgtgcagagaaactgacgaaatgattgtacgtgcgaaataaactggtaaaggatatttatagaagaagataagagaatattccttgaatatgctttggcatattccttgaatatgctttggaatattcctggAATATGCTTTACGTACTTCGAGACCAtcagataattattaactttaaaaatattaataaaaccgtaccggatcatttacggggcaaaccgtactccggattgaaaaagttaaaacacgagaaATGCTCAGAATGTCCCAAATAGCCTAATGGCGAAATTCTCCCGAACGCCCACGGGTTTAAATTGCtaaataactattttaatataattaataattaaacgagattaaatccgtaaatcgattataaaatcacatagcaatccaataatcgatatgaacatatccaattaaactatattttatcctgatcataaataaattgaaatatctcaaatccgaacacatatgagcagtcaattcaataaaccagataacacAAGTctcacaaatattcatataaatatcacatattatttataaattatctagaaaatacccaaatgttccatattttattctgagaatatgaaaattgaaaactcgtgattgcaacatatataagcaatcaaaatagaaaactagttatcaaataatttaccaaatattcaaataatatttgtaaataaccATAACTGGTTACACGATCATTACACACGTAACACTTAATCatgtaatacatatattcacatatcaacCATCTAACTTTTACATGACAAACCtctgtattttcagaaataatatttgaaataagttttgaaaggacatttatatatccatatataaatcatttaaaaatatctaaataacatATGACTCATTCTGATAATAATTAAACTCACAGTTCTGGCACCGATAAACAACAATTACAGAAAATCCATTTATACCAAAAATTCATGcaatattcacatttaattaGACTCACAATTCCACATGCAACACTTATCCATGTAACAATagcaatcttttaaatttttaaaatcaattatataaaatataattttaaaaagacaACCCTGTATTGATAAAACAATAACCcggaatttaaatatacaattttaaaaacacattaaactaaaataacatattaaactttattcctctctttctaagaaaattacttttataaagataaacaatttttttgaaaaatccgggtcgCTAAAATAAACGAAATCACAACAGAAGAATGCATCTTCCGTCTTTAACCTTATAATTCACATCACAATTATACTCATATTACACAGACCGTTCATCTTATCAGAAGAAATCAATTAAAGCCAAtagtaatattcaaaaatttatttctatattaataaactaattctgaaaatctgggatgTTACATTCAATGCATCAGCCCACAACGTAATGACAGCAATAGACTTATCAAGCTCAATAATATGAGTTTCAGGCTGAGCATCATAATACTCCTCATCAtagtcatcatcattatcaccAACAACACCAATACCGCCAGCAGCAACAACAGGGAGCTTAATAGCACAATTCATGACCTCCTTGTTCAAATCAAACACCATCATCCCTACGCCCTTGTCAATACCACATAAAAATCCATTCACACACACATGGAAATGGCCACTTAAGAAGTCATGATCAGGGCTGTCAATCGGATCAGGAACTTCTCGCCATACATTCCTATTAGCTGAAAACACCTCAGTTGGAAGACAAGGCCCTGATACAACCCTAACAATCTTATAATCCCCATCTACTGGATCATAACCAAAACCTAGAGCGCGGGGTTTACTCAAGCCCCTACCAGGAACAACTCTTAATGATTGTCTAGTAGCAGGATTCCACAGAAAGAATCTATTAATTAGGCGTGAAGTTTCGAAGAGAACCAAACAAACAATGCCATTAGCAGAACCAACAAGTGTTAAACGAGGCACGGATCTAGACTCACCTTGAGAATATGGATACCTAGTTTCGGACACAATTTGACGAGAGTCAACGTCAAAGAGTGATAACTTCAGCTTAGCACTTTCCGTCGAAGTGGAACATGAATAGCGGACAAGCATAAGAGTTTCATCAGTTCCGCTTCTGATTGCTCGGCGGAGTTGGGCTTTGACGAAGACCGGGTCTTTGATTAGGGAAAGCCAGGTTTTGGAGACTAGTTGGAACTGAATTAGGGATTTCACTGGCACGCGTACGAGAATCTCGCTGATGAGATCGTCGCAGAGTGTTGGATTTGATCTGATAGGCTCCATTTTTGAGTCGGAATGAATGACGGCGGTCACTACAGAGAGGGTACGAGTGAAATGCGGAAACTAATTAGGGTTAGGGTCTGCTTTATTTTTATAACATATTCAACTGGGCTGGTCTATTGTAATTTAAGAGCTCCTTTTGAgcccatttaattttatattttgattgaaaGTTTCCTGAGAACAAGAGTGTCTCCAACAAACCCTTCACAGAATATATAGGTGCtatcatataaataaacaataataatactgaaaaaaatgtatttagAATGATCTGGTCAATTTAAAATGATTGGTTATACGTGGACAACCTCTAAAGATGTGTGGCAAGATTGCTTatcatatattatcatattaaaataatatattttatttataataattaaaataataattatgtaacGATGGAATAGAAagatacaaataatattttagttgCTTTTAGTTAGTTTTGACTTTAGTTGATTTTCATGTTGTTTTTGTGATGTTAATACTAAtctcatacatatatacactcATATTTGAATCTTTGCAAACACTTGGAACTTATTATgtaattgaatataatatttaataaatttttttaaaattgcttGTGGTTGCTAGTAGTTGCAAATGCTGTTGCAAATGCAATATccgtaattttaaaaaacaaatcaaaaaataatatttttacaatttttatttgaaagatTGTATTTTGgaacaatttttaaaaagttacaaTATATTTGAGAAAAACTTTCCAAACTCAGTACTTTGTGAAAACAACCCTAAACAAAATTCAAGAGAAAAAATCAAATGTATTCACATATATAGCTtgcacttttatttattttttaaaattaaatttgagatAATTAATTCGTTATTCCATCAGCTATAGACGGTTAGGATTTAGGTCACGCAACTAAAAGGTCCAAGAAATATGtcctttaattttaaaaaaaaagatctCACGTTCCTTCGTTAGAATTTGACTAACGAATGTTAGTCAATGTTGACGTTttagaaatcaaaaataaaaatgacctCGAAAATGATGTGGCTAGCAAAATTCACGGATTGAagtgaaattttgatatgttaatcTATGCGTCAAGAACATCATTGCTGAAAGTTTTCGATTTTGAGTTCACTAACGTGTAGAAATTATACCCGATAATCTCAAGAATGGGAAAAAACACGTTCAAAATCTGCAGATTTCGTATATATGATGATATtcctaaaatttattaaagtaGTGTGATTATTCAtacatatgattttattttagaattttttgacATAGCTAATGAGACTTATTAATAGTAGTAGTTTAATAAATGAAATTCTTGACATATCGACATGATTTATGGACATATATACATGAAGACGACATAGTTTTTGACTTGAAGgagattaatatttttttgatgatGTTATAATCTTAGAACGTTTTGCATAGCTAATGAGACTTATTAAGActaaatatatgaaattctTGACATATCGACATGATTTATGGACATATATACGTGAAGACGATATAGTTTGGACATGAAGgagattaatatttttttatacttaTGTTATATGATTTAGctctaataaaaataatattacaaatttgatatatgatatcttatactgatgtgatTCACGAGtaatttttaagatttatttgaaatttatcattcaaattttgtaatgtagtataaaattttataattatgttttaaatttatttgagaATCTGTAATACAGCTAAAGAAATCAATTCATTGCATTGTTAAAAtaggtaatctatttttaaataagttctttaatagaatttttaataattagaatggttaaaaacttaaaataaatatatcagtcccaaatgatatatttaaattattatattcaaatgTGTGCTAATTAAAATAGAGtaacactttaaaatatattacatgacTATATTTTTAACGAACAGCCGACCAAGATGATCCGaatattttgtatttcaatttCTAAATAGATGTTATTATTTGCTAGCAAAATTattaatctaaaaaatatatgtattaacataggattaaaatagaacaatttaAAAACATAATCATTATAGATACTTATACAAAATACAAGGAAATTAAGGGTcacgctcaagagagaaccagtccttaaaatagaaccatacaaccactaaggttccgctgcggctaaattttaaataaatttttgggatctaaatctaaatatatgtttttttcatattttttcatcgttgtgtgtgttcaaaaataattttaaaatataatacataacatTTTTTTACATGTGAAGTTTTGCTGCAGAACGctaactaatacttaagttctgctgcagaaccctgccatgcagaaccctaactaatacttaagttctgctgcagaaccctgctAGTGGTTCTCACTTGAACATGACCCAGAAAATGAAACCGATAAGAATACCATTTTTTATTAAGACatttaaaaaaacaatcaaATCCAGACACTCCGTCgttaaccctaaccctaaaacctTGAGCATTTCCCTTCTCCCATCCACACACTCCGCCGCCATCAACTGAGTGATTCAATCGGACTCTGCAATGGCCCGAATCAGACCGAATCCGACCCTTTCCGACGACCTCATCAGCGAGATTCTCGTTCGCGTGCCAGTAAAATCTTTACTCCAGTTCCAATTAGTCTCTAAGACCTGGCTTTCCCTGATCAAAGACCCGTTTCGTCAAAGCGCAGCTCCGCCGAGCAATCGCAACCGAAACTGATCAAACCCTTATCATGACCCGCGAGACATATTTGACAGATACCGAAAATGCTACACTGCAATTCTCAGTCTTCGACGTTGATTCTCGTGAAATTGTGGCTGATCTCAAGTATCCGTATACTCAAGGCGAGTCTGAACAAGTAGGTCCTGCGTTTACACTTGTCGGTTCTGTTAACGGCATTGTTTGTGTTGTCTTTCACCACAATCTAAGCGAACATAGTTTCTATCTTTGGAATCCTGCTACTAGACAATCAAGAGTTGTTCCGGCATGTGCCTTGAGTACTTCCCGCGCTATGGGTTTCGGTTATGATCCGGTAGATGATGATTATAAGATTGTTAGTGTGGTATCGGGGCCTTCGCTTCCTACTGAGGTGTATTCGGCTAACAGGAATGTATGGCGAAAAGTTCCTGATGAGGATTATAAGATCGTTATGTCTGGAATCGACTTTTTAGGCAATTTTAATGTGTGTGTTAACGGATTATTATTTGGTGTCAAGAGAGATGCATTGATGGTGTTTGATTTGAACACGGAGGTGTTGAATTGTGCTATTAAGCTCCCTCGTGATGTTGCTGCTGCTATTGCAGCTGCTCGTGCGGTTACTGCTGCTGCTGTCGGTGGTCTCAACATTGTCAACTCTTATGAAGCTCATCCTAAAACTCGTATCATCGAGTATAATAAGTCTGTTGCTGTTATAATGCTGTGGGCTAATGCATTGAATGATGATAGGACTGGTAAGGGATTCAAC
Protein-coding regions in this window:
- the LOC135150652 gene encoding F-box protein CPR1-like, which codes for MEPIRSNPTLCDDLISEILVRVPVKSLIQFQLVSKTWLSLIKDPVFVKAQLRRAIRSGTDETLMLVRYSCSTSTESAKLKLSLFDVDSRQIVSETRYPYSQGESRSVPRLTLVGSANGIVCLVLFETSRLINRFFLWNPATRQSLRVVPGRGLSKPRALGFGYDPVDGDYKIVRVVSGPCLPTEVFSANRNVWREVPDPIDSPDHDFLSGHFHVCVNGFLCGIDKGVGMMVFDLNKEVMNCAIKLPVVAAGGIGVVGDNDDDYDEEYYDAQPETHIIELDKSIAVITLWADALNVTSQIFRISLLI